Proteins encoded by one window of Streptomyces clavuligerus:
- a CDS encoding M50 family metallopeptidase: MPETWLIVATALLALALVLPRPVWRVTRNAVTVAHEGGHGLVALLTGRSLEGIRLHSDTSGLTVSRGRPTGLGMILTAAAGYTAPPLLGLGGAWLLAADRITLLLWAATALLLALLVMVRNAYGALVVVLTGAAFLLVSWLATAQTQAAFAYTAVWFLLLGGVRPAFELQSKRRHGGAPDSDADQLSRLTGVPVGLWFLFFHTVSLCSLIGGGRWLLAPWLAELG, encoded by the coding sequence ATGCCGGAGACCTGGCTGATCGTCGCGACGGCGCTGCTCGCGCTCGCCCTCGTCCTGCCCCGGCCGGTGTGGCGGGTGACCCGGAACGCCGTCACCGTCGCCCACGAGGGCGGCCACGGTCTGGTCGCCCTGCTCACCGGGCGCAGCCTGGAGGGCATACGGCTGCACTCCGACACCAGCGGGCTGACGGTGAGCCGGGGCAGGCCGACCGGCCTCGGCATGATCCTCACCGCGGCGGCCGGTTACACCGCCCCACCGCTGCTCGGCCTCGGCGGCGCCTGGCTGCTCGCGGCGGACCGGATCACCCTGCTGCTGTGGGCGGCCACCGCCCTGCTGCTCGCCCTCCTGGTGATGGTCCGCAACGCGTACGGGGCGCTCGTGGTGGTCCTCACCGGTGCGGCCTTCCTGCTCGTCTCCTGGCTGGCGACGGCACAGACGCAGGCCGCCTTCGCGTACACCGCCGTCTGGTTCCTGCTGCTGGGCGGGGTGCGCCCGGCCTTCGAGCTCCAGTCCAAGCGGCGGCACGGCGGCGCTCCCGACTCGGACGCCGACCAGCTCTCCCGGCTCACCGGGGTCCCTGTGGGGCTCTGGTTCCTCTTCTTCCACACGGTCTCGCTCTGCTCGCTGATCGGCGGCGGGCGATGGCTGCTCGCACCCTGGCTCGCCGAGCTGGGGTGA
- the aroA gene encoding 3-phosphoshikimate 1-carboxyvinyltransferase encodes MTEAPAHPALWPAPSASGAVDATVTVPGSKSVTNRALVLAALAAEPGWLRRPLRSRDTLLMAQALRALGVGIEEGVGPDGEGESWRVIPAGLHGPATVDVGNAGTVMRFLPPVATLADGPVRFDGDPRSHERPLHGVIDALRALGARIDDEGRGALPLTVHGSGALDGGRVEIDASSSSQFVSALLLSGPRFNQGVEVRHIGARLPSMPHIRMTVDMLRAVGAQVDEPETGGEPNVWRVSPSAVLGRDITIEPDLSNAQPFLAAALVTGGRVTVPDWPFTTTQPGDALRTIFTGMGGSCELTDRGLTFTGSGRVRGIDVDLSEVGELTPGIAAVAALADSPSTLRGVAHLRLHETDRLAALTKEINNLGGDVTETEDGLHIRPRPLHGGVFHTYDDHRMATAGAIIGLAVEGVEIENVATTAKTLPDFPRMWTTMLGAES; translated from the coding sequence ATGACCGAAGCTCCCGCGCACCCCGCCCTCTGGCCCGCCCCCTCCGCGAGCGGAGCCGTCGACGCGACGGTGACCGTGCCCGGGTCGAAGTCGGTCACCAACCGCGCCCTGGTGCTGGCCGCCCTCGCCGCCGAGCCCGGCTGGCTGCGCCGCCCCCTGCGCTCCCGCGACACCCTGCTGATGGCCCAGGCCCTGCGCGCCCTCGGCGTCGGCATCGAGGAAGGCGTGGGACCGGACGGCGAGGGCGAGTCCTGGCGGGTCATCCCCGCCGGTCTGCACGGCCCCGCCACCGTCGACGTCGGCAACGCGGGCACGGTGATGCGCTTCCTGCCGCCCGTCGCCACCCTGGCCGACGGCCCCGTCCGCTTCGACGGGGACCCCCGTTCCCATGAACGCCCCCTGCACGGAGTGATCGACGCCCTGCGCGCCCTCGGCGCCCGGATCGACGACGAGGGCCGCGGCGCCCTGCCCCTGACCGTGCACGGCAGCGGCGCCCTCGACGGCGGGCGGGTCGAGATAGACGCCTCCTCGTCCTCCCAGTTCGTCTCCGCGCTGCTGCTCTCCGGGCCCCGTTTCAACCAGGGGGTCGAGGTGCGCCACATTGGCGCCCGGCTGCCCTCGATGCCGCACATCCGGATGACCGTCGACATGCTGCGCGCGGTCGGCGCCCAGGTGGACGAGCCGGAGACCGGCGGCGAGCCCAACGTCTGGCGGGTCTCCCCCTCCGCCGTCCTCGGCCGGGACATCACCATCGAGCCCGACCTGTCGAACGCCCAGCCCTTCCTCGCCGCCGCGCTGGTCACCGGCGGCCGGGTCACCGTCCCCGACTGGCCCTTCACCACCACCCAGCCCGGTGACGCGCTGCGCACGATCTTCACCGGGATGGGCGGCTCCTGCGAGCTGACCGACCGGGGCCTGACCTTCACCGGCTCCGGCCGGGTCCGGGGCATCGACGTCGACCTGAGCGAGGTCGGCGAGCTGACCCCCGGCATCGCGGCGGTCGCGGCCCTCGCCGACTCCCCCTCCACCCTGCGCGGCGTCGCCCATCTGCGGCTCCACGAGACCGACCGGCTGGCGGCGCTCACCAAGGAGATCAACAACCTGGGCGGTGACGTCACCGAGACCGAGGACGGGCTGCACATCCGCCCCCGCCCGCTGCACGGCGGCGTCTTCCACACCTACGACGACCACCGGATGGCCACCGCCGGAGCGATCATCGGCCTCGCGGTCGAGGGCGTCGAGATCGAGAACGTGGCGACCACCGCCAAGACCCTCCCCGACTTCCCCCGGATGTGGACCACCATGCTCGGAGCGGAAAGCTGA
- the rsgA gene encoding ribosome small subunit-dependent GTPase A, translated as MRRYGKNPDEDDIRVRPNRKGNRPRTSIRPKHEDACEGMVLTVDRGRLTCLVEDRVILAMKARELGRKAAVVGDRVWLVGDLSGAKDTLARIVRIGERSSVLRRTADDDDPYERVVVANADQLAIVTALADPEPRPRLIDRCLVAAYDGGLDPLLVLTKSDLAPPDGLLERYGALGVPYVVTTRDEFVDGVAAERVREHLTGRTTAFVGHSGVGKTTLVNALVPVDRRRTTGHVNAVTGRGRHTTTSALALPLADPQGGWVIDTPGVRSFGLNHVDPSRVIHAFPDLEPGTAECPRACSHDEPDCALDAWVADGHADPARLHSLRRLLATRERHEGD; from the coding sequence ATGCGGCGCTACGGCAAGAACCCCGACGAGGACGACATCCGCGTCCGCCCCAACCGCAAGGGCAACCGGCCGCGGACCAGCATCCGCCCCAAACACGAGGACGCCTGTGAGGGCATGGTCCTCACCGTCGACCGCGGACGGCTCACCTGCCTCGTCGAGGACCGCGTCATCCTCGCGATGAAGGCGCGCGAACTGGGCCGCAAGGCCGCCGTCGTCGGCGACCGGGTCTGGCTCGTCGGCGATCTCTCCGGGGCGAAGGACACCCTGGCGCGGATCGTCCGCATCGGCGAGCGCTCCTCCGTGCTGCGCCGCACGGCGGACGACGACGACCCCTATGAGCGGGTCGTCGTCGCCAACGCCGACCAGCTCGCCATCGTCACCGCCCTCGCCGACCCCGAGCCGCGCCCCCGGCTCATCGACCGCTGTCTGGTGGCCGCGTACGACGGCGGACTCGACCCCCTGCTGGTGCTCACCAAGTCCGACCTGGCCCCGCCGGACGGACTGCTGGAGCGGTACGGGGCCCTCGGCGTCCCCTATGTCGTCACCACCCGGGACGAGTTCGTGGACGGGGTCGCGGCCGAACGGGTGCGGGAGCATCTGACCGGCCGCACCACGGCCTTCGTCGGCCACTCCGGGGTGGGCAAGACCACCCTGGTCAACGCGCTGGTCCCGGTGGACCGCCGCCGGACGACGGGCCATGTCAACGCCGTCACCGGGCGCGGGCGGCACACCACGACCTCGGCGCTCGCCCTGCCGCTCGCGGACCCGCAGGGCGGCTGGGTCATCGACACCCCCGGTGTGCGCTCCTTCGGCCTGAACCATGTGGACCCGTCCCGGGTGATCCACGCCTTCCCCGACCTCGAACCGGGCACGGCGGAGTGCCCGCGCGCGTGCAGCCACGACGAGCCGGACTGCGCGCTGGACGCGTGGGTCGCCGACGGCCACGCGGACCCGGCCCGGCTCCACTCGCTGCGGCGGCTGCTCGCCACCCGCGAACGCCACGAGGGCGACTGA
- a CDS encoding DMT family transporter, whose translation MAWLLVVIAGLLETGFAVCLKLSHGFTRLWPTVAFAAFALSSFGLLTLALKKLEVGPAYAVWTGIGAAGTAIYGMVFLGDLVSGLKIASITLVIIGVIGLQLSGSAH comes from the coding sequence ATGGCATGGCTGCTGGTGGTGATCGCGGGACTGCTGGAAACCGGCTTCGCCGTCTGTCTGAAGCTCTCCCACGGCTTCACCCGGCTCTGGCCGACCGTCGCCTTCGCCGCCTTCGCCCTGAGCAGCTTCGGACTGCTGACCCTCGCGCTGAAGAAGCTGGAGGTGGGACCGGCGTACGCGGTGTGGACCGGCATCGGGGCGGCGGGCACCGCCATCTACGGCATGGTCTTCCTCGGCGACCTGGTCTCCGGCCTCAAGATCGCCTCGATCACGCTGGTGATCATCGGGGTGATCGGACTTCAGCTCTCGGGCTCCGCGCACTGA
- a CDS encoding TetR/AcrR family transcriptional regulator, with product MPTARESLLDAAQAALHHLPWSGVRMVDVAAAAGLSRQTLYNEFGSKDGLARALLRREADAYLQGVDRLLDEVSGPVDPLVALAEWTVGQARTRPLLRALLTGCWGERLPEPRPVRMGTVPAGVPAQRRADAGLPAPAEVVALVRDRSLAVLGPYGVAASQGPGPYGQDVEEWSRNSADRCELAMRLALSCVIAPAADGVGTLVRRVVGPTPPPRPVPPSAFAGPSVPADGRPPGSTPVGPSAVGAPGGQCAEPES from the coding sequence ATGCCCACGGCCCGTGAGTCCCTGCTCGACGCCGCACAGGCCGCGCTTCATCATCTGCCCTGGTCAGGGGTGCGGATGGTGGATGTCGCCGCCGCCGCGGGGCTGTCGCGGCAGACGCTCTACAACGAGTTCGGCAGCAAGGACGGACTGGCCAGGGCGCTGCTGCGGCGCGAGGCCGACGCCTATCTCCAGGGGGTCGACCGGCTGCTCGACGAGGTGAGCGGTCCGGTCGACCCCCTGGTGGCGCTCGCCGAGTGGACCGTGGGCCAGGCGCGCACCCGTCCACTGCTGCGGGCCCTGCTCACGGGGTGCTGGGGGGAACGGCTGCCCGAGCCGCGGCCGGTGCGCATGGGCACGGTTCCGGCCGGGGTGCCCGCACAGCGCCGGGCCGACGCGGGGCTGCCCGCTCCGGCCGAGGTGGTGGCGCTCGTGCGGGACCGTTCGCTCGCCGTGCTGGGTCCGTACGGGGTGGCGGCGTCCCAGGGTCCCGGGCCGTACGGGCAGGACGTCGAGGAGTGGTCCCGCAACTCGGCGGACCGCTGTGAGCTGGCGATGCGGCTCGCGCTCTCCTGTGTGATCGCCCCGGCGGCGGACGGGGTGGGGACGCTGGTGCGCCGGGTGGTCGGGCCCACGCCGCCTCCCCGGCCCGTACCGCCTTCCGCGTTCGCGGGTCCGTCCGTGCCGGCGGATGGGCGCCCGCCGGGTTCCACGCCCGTGGGGCCCTCGGCCGTCGGGGCCCCGGGGGGTCAGTGCGCGGAGCCCGAGAGCTGA
- the hisN gene encoding histidinol-phosphatase has translation MPDYDDDLRLAHDLADAADTVTMSRFQALDLQVETKPDMTPVSEADKAAEEAIRARLLRDRPTDAILGEEYGLEGSGPRRWVIDPIDGTKNYVRGVPVWATLISLMEEGENGFQPVVGVVSAPALGRRWWAAQGGGAYTRSSLTPGLRGAPGPATRLGVSRVGTLADASFAYSSLTGWEEQGRLAGFLELTRACWRTRGYGDFWPYMLVAEGSLDLCAEPELSLWDMAALVVVVQEAGGVFTGLDGVPGPHSGNAAASNGLLHEELLGHLGRHS, from the coding sequence ATGCCCGACTACGACGACGATCTCCGTCTCGCCCACGACCTCGCCGACGCCGCCGACACCGTCACCATGTCCCGCTTCCAGGCACTGGACCTCCAGGTCGAGACCAAGCCGGACATGACCCCGGTGAGCGAGGCCGACAAGGCGGCGGAGGAGGCGATCCGCGCCCGGCTGCTGCGCGACCGCCCCACGGACGCGATCCTCGGCGAGGAGTACGGCCTCGAAGGCTCGGGCCCCCGCCGCTGGGTGATCGACCCGATCGACGGGACCAAGAACTATGTCCGGGGCGTACCGGTCTGGGCGACGCTGATCTCGCTGATGGAGGAGGGCGAGAACGGCTTTCAGCCGGTGGTCGGCGTGGTCTCGGCCCCCGCGCTGGGGCGGCGCTGGTGGGCCGCGCAGGGCGGCGGCGCGTACACCCGGAGCTCCCTCACCCCCGGGCTCCGGGGCGCGCCCGGCCCGGCCACCCGGCTCGGGGTGTCCCGGGTCGGCACGCTCGCGGACGCGTCCTTCGCGTACTCCTCCCTGACCGGCTGGGAGGAGCAGGGCCGCCTCGCCGGTTTCCTCGAACTGACGCGCGCCTGCTGGCGCACCCGGGGATATGGCGACTTCTGGCCATACATGTTGGTGGCGGAGGGTTCCCTCGACCTCTGCGCGGAGCCCGAGCTGTCCCTGTGGGACATGGCCGCGCTCGTGGTGGTGGTGCAGGAGGCGGGCGGAGTCTTCACCGGCCTCGACGGTGTCCCGGGCCCGCACAGCGGCAATGCCGCCGCGTCCAACGGACTGCTCCACGAGGAGCTGCTCGGCCACCTCGGCCGACACTCCTGA
- a CDS encoding CBS domain-containing protein — translation MLVRDAMSTMVLTIGPAHTLRQAARLMAARRVGAAVVLDGDNEGGPGILTERDILTSVGAGQDPDQETAGAHTTTDVVYAAPSWTLDEAAEAMSHGGFRHLIVLDGHGPVGVVSVRDIIRCWVPARERQGALVG, via the coding sequence ATGCTCGTCCGTGACGCCATGAGCACGATGGTCCTCACCATCGGACCCGCCCACACCCTGCGCCAGGCCGCACGGCTGATGGCCGCGCGCCGGGTCGGGGCCGCCGTCGTTCTCGACGGGGACAACGAGGGCGGCCCGGGAATTCTCACCGAGCGTGACATCCTCACCTCGGTGGGGGCGGGCCAGGACCCCGATCAGGAGACCGCGGGCGCCCACACCACCACCGATGTCGTCTACGCCGCTCCGTCCTGGACCCTGGACGAGGCGGCCGAGGCGATGTCGCACGGCGGCTTCCGCCATCTGATCGTGCTGGACGGCCACGGCCCCGTCGGCGTGGTCTCCGTCCGCGACATCATCCGCTGCTGGGTACCGGCCCGCGAGCGACAGGGCGCACTGGTCGGCTGA
- a CDS encoding catalase, translating to MTQGPLTTEAGAPVADNQNSETAGVGGPVLVQDQSLLEKLAHFNRERIPERVVHARGAGAYGTFTVTADVTRYTRAAFLSEVGKETETFLRFSTVAGNLGAADAVRDPRGFALKFYTEEGNYDLVGNNTPVFFIKDAIKFPDFIHTQKRDPYSGSQEADNVWDFWGLSPESTHQVTWLFGDRGIPASYRHMNGYGSHTYQWNNAAGEVFWVKYHFKTDQGIKSLTQDEANKLAGEDPDSHQRDLREAIERGDFPSWTVQVQIMPAAEAAAYRFNPFDLTKVWPHEDYPPIEIGRLELNRNPENIFAEVEQSIFSPAHFVPGIGPSPDKMLQGRLFAYGDAHRYRVGINADHLPVNRPHATEARTNSRDGFLYDGRHKGAKNYEPNSFGGPFQTDKPLWHASPVGGDTGNHVAPSHTDDNDFVQAGNLYRLMSEDEKGRLIANLSGFIAKVSRDDIAERAINNFRQADGDFGKRLEAAVQALRG from the coding sequence GTGACGCAGGGACCGCTCACCACGGAGGCCGGAGCGCCGGTCGCCGACAACCAGAACAGCGAGACCGCGGGCGTCGGTGGTCCGGTGCTGGTCCAGGACCAGTCCCTCCTGGAGAAGCTCGCGCACTTCAACCGCGAGCGCATCCCGGAGCGCGTCGTCCACGCACGGGGCGCGGGCGCCTACGGCACCTTCACGGTCACCGCCGATGTGACGCGGTACACCCGGGCGGCGTTCCTGTCCGAGGTCGGCAAGGAGACGGAGACGTTCCTCCGCTTCTCCACGGTGGCCGGGAACCTGGGCGCGGCGGACGCGGTGCGCGACCCCCGCGGCTTCGCGCTGAAGTTCTACACCGAGGAGGGGAACTACGACCTCGTCGGCAACAACACCCCGGTGTTCTTCATCAAGGACGCCATCAAGTTCCCCGACTTCATCCACACCCAGAAGCGCGACCCGTACTCGGGCTCCCAGGAGGCCGACAACGTCTGGGACTTCTGGGGTCTGTCCCCCGAGTCGACCCACCAGGTGACCTGGCTCTTCGGCGACCGCGGCATCCCCGCCTCGTACCGTCACATGAACGGCTACGGATCTCACACCTACCAGTGGAACAACGCCGCCGGTGAGGTCTTCTGGGTGAAGTACCACTTCAAGACGGACCAGGGCATCAAGAGCCTCACCCAGGACGAGGCCAACAAGCTCGCGGGCGAGGACCCGGACAGCCACCAGCGGGATCTGCGCGAGGCCATCGAGCGGGGCGACTTCCCGAGCTGGACCGTGCAGGTGCAGATCATGCCCGCGGCGGAGGCGGCGGCGTACCGCTTCAACCCGTTCGACCTCACCAAGGTGTGGCCGCACGAGGACTACCCGCCGATCGAGATCGGCCGGCTGGAGCTGAACCGGAACCCGGAGAACATCTTCGCGGAGGTCGAGCAGTCCATCTTCTCGCCCGCCCACTTCGTGCCGGGCATCGGCCCCTCGCCGGACAAGATGCTCCAGGGGCGCCTCTTCGCCTATGGGGACGCCCACCGCTACCGCGTCGGCATCAACGCCGACCATCTGCCGGTGAACCGTCCGCACGCCACCGAGGCACGGACCAACAGCCGGGACGGCTTCCTGTACGACGGTCGCCACAAGGGCGCGAAGAACTACGAGCCCAACAGCTTCGGCGGACCGTTCCAGACGGACAAGCCGCTGTGGCACGCGTCCCCGGTCGGGGGCGACACGGGCAACCATGTGGCCCCGAGCCACACCGACGACAACGACTTCGTCCAGGCGGGCAACCTCTACCGGCTGATGTCCGAGGACGAGAAGGGCCGTCTGATCGCGAACCTGTCCGGCTTCATCGCCAAGGTCTCGCGCGACGACATCGCCGAGCGGGCGATCAACAACTTCCGTCAGGCTGACGGAGACTTCGGCAAGCGGCTGGAGGCCGCGGTCCAGGCCCTGCGCGGCTGA
- a CDS encoding Fur family transcriptional regulator, with amino-acid sequence MSDLLERLRGRGWRMTAQRRVVAEVLDGEHVHLTADEVHARAVERLPEISRATVYNTLGELVTLGEVLEVATDRRAKRYDPNAHRPHHHLVCAHCGAIRDVHPSGNPLSDLPDSERFGFTVSHVEVTYRGICPSCASA; translated from the coding sequence ATGAGTGACCTTCTGGAACGACTTCGCGGCCGCGGCTGGCGCATGACTGCCCAGAGGCGTGTCGTGGCCGAGGTCCTCGACGGTGAGCATGTGCATCTCACGGCCGACGAAGTGCACGCACGGGCGGTGGAGCGGCTGCCGGAGATCTCCCGCGCGACCGTCTACAACACCCTCGGCGAGCTGGTCACCCTCGGTGAGGTGCTGGAGGTCGCGACGGACCGCCGCGCCAAGCGCTACGACCCGAACGCGCACCGGCCCCACCACCATCTGGTCTGCGCCCACTGCGGCGCCATCCGCGATGTCCACCCCTCGGGCAATCCGCTGTCCGATCTGCCCGACTCCGAGCGGTTCGGCTTCACCGTCTCCCATGTCGAGGTGACCTACCGGGGCATCTGCCCCTCCTGCGCGAGCGCCTGA
- a CDS encoding tetratricopeptide repeat protein: MEYMGDRATLLETGRFVQRHAGSAAGPVPPAQDGTVTTAAAAVRQDSVTGPGRGTGITRTARDAGGGAPAAADIRSTADTGARDRSEIVGVDAVEAAGSEERYRRSAASGDIAAMSALGALLLRRGDLDGAEPPLRGATAGGDRAAANNLGVLLHQRGYAEEAAGWWRVAAVAGSAAAAHALGRHFRERGDEPGAEYWLRQSAEQGHALGAYALADLLEHRSDVGAERWLRAAAEQGHREAAYRLARMLELRAADEERPGGHRDTGPHSGTRHRIGDFGAGRDGFAPAPPVRGRADTAGTAPRTCTRAPAAPHTPATGTAPHVPPTGKGPRSGGEAPRTGAAGADGGTPRTGAGARPAGPGGAAHTGGGTADSATNLRLPTLDEAAQWYRQAAARGHRRAALHLGAILEKRGDLKEAGRWYLSSAKDGETRAACALAFLLRDAGDEESAAVWWLRAAQEGDGNAANALGALHAARGEPQTAERWYRAAMTAGDVNGAYNLGLLCAAQDRTQQAEQWYRHAAYAGHREAANALAVLLLQAGDATGAEPWFSKAAEAGSVDAAFNLGILHVGRDDDRAALMWYERAAAGGHTEAALQVGIARLRDGDEQAAERHLRCAAGGGSAEAAFRLATLLDSRQPPPGPQVLGEPMGEKTECEEWYERAAEQGHRRAQVRVGMLAAARGDMTGAARWYREAAEAGSRNGAFNLGLLLAREGSEREAALWWSRAARAGHGRAALRLALLAARRGELTEAQRWCARAVELGPAEVAERAARLREALHQELTA; encoded by the coding sequence ATGGAATATATGGGGGACAGGGCAACTCTGTTGGAGACAGGGCGGTTTGTGCAGCGACATGCCGGGAGCGCAGCGGGACCGGTCCCGCCTGCGCAGGACGGCACCGTCACGACCGCCGCGGCCGCCGTGCGCCAGGACTCCGTGACGGGGCCCGGGAGAGGCACGGGAATCACGAGAACCGCGCGGGACGCCGGAGGGGGAGCCCCGGCCGCCGCGGACATCCGGAGCACCGCGGACACCGGTGCCCGCGACCGCAGTGAGATCGTCGGCGTCGACGCCGTGGAAGCCGCGGGCTCCGAGGAGCGGTACCGGCGCTCCGCCGCCTCCGGGGACATCGCCGCCATGAGCGCGCTCGGCGCGCTGCTGCTGCGCCGGGGCGACCTGGACGGCGCCGAGCCCCCGCTGCGGGGCGCCACCGCGGGCGGGGACCGCGCCGCCGCCAACAATCTGGGCGTCCTGCTCCATCAGCGCGGCTACGCCGAGGAAGCGGCCGGCTGGTGGCGCGTCGCCGCCGTCGCCGGGTCGGCCGCCGCGGCCCACGCCCTGGGGCGCCACTTCCGGGAGCGCGGCGACGAACCGGGCGCCGAGTACTGGCTCCGCCAGTCCGCCGAGCAGGGCCACGCGCTGGGCGCCTACGCCCTCGCCGATCTGCTGGAGCACCGCAGCGACGTGGGCGCGGAGCGGTGGCTGCGTGCCGCGGCCGAGCAGGGCCACCGCGAGGCCGCCTACCGGCTCGCCCGGATGCTGGAGCTGCGGGCGGCGGACGAGGAGCGCCCCGGCGGGCACCGCGACACCGGACCCCACTCGGGGACACGGCACCGCATCGGGGACTTCGGCGCGGGGCGGGACGGGTTCGCCCCCGCGCCGCCGGTCCGGGGGCGCGCGGACACCGCCGGGACCGCCCCCCGCACGTGCACCCGCGCGCCCGCCGCGCCGCACACTCCGGCCACCGGGACCGCGCCGCACGTCCCGCCGACCGGGAAAGGGCCCCGTTCCGGCGGGGAGGCACCCCGTACCGGTGCCGCGGGTGCCGACGGCGGCACACCCCGTACCGGGGCGGGGGCGAGGCCCGCCGGACCCGGCGGTGCGGCACACACCGGCGGCGGGACCGCCGACAGCGCGACGAACCTGCGGCTCCCGACCCTCGACGAGGCGGCCCAGTGGTACCGGCAGGCCGCCGCGCGCGGCCACCGCCGCGCCGCGCTGCACCTCGGCGCCATCCTGGAGAAGCGCGGCGACCTCAAGGAGGCCGGCCGCTGGTACCTCAGCTCCGCCAAGGACGGCGAGACCCGTGCCGCCTGTGCGCTCGCCTTTCTGCTGCGCGACGCCGGGGACGAGGAGAGCGCCGCCGTCTGGTGGCTGCGCGCGGCCCAGGAGGGCGACGGCAACGCGGCCAACGCCCTGGGGGCGCTGCACGCGGCCCGGGGCGAGCCGCAGACGGCGGAGCGCTGGTACCGGGCCGCCATGACCGCGGGAGATGTGAACGGCGCGTACAACCTCGGGCTGCTGTGCGCCGCGCAGGACCGGACACAGCAGGCCGAGCAGTGGTACCGCCACGCCGCCTACGCCGGACACCGGGAGGCCGCCAACGCGCTCGCGGTGCTGCTGCTCCAGGCCGGTGACGCGACCGGGGCGGAGCCGTGGTTCTCCAAGGCGGCCGAGGCCGGAAGCGTGGACGCCGCCTTCAACCTCGGCATCCTCCACGTCGGCCGGGACGACGACCGCGCCGCGCTGATGTGGTACGAGCGGGCGGCGGCCGGCGGCCACACCGAGGCCGCGCTCCAGGTGGGCATCGCCCGGCTGCGCGACGGCGACGAGCAGGCGGCGGAACGCCATCTGCGCTGCGCGGCGGGGGGCGGCAGCGCGGAGGCGGCCTTCCGGCTCGCCACCCTGCTGGACTCCCGTCAGCCGCCGCCCGGGCCGCAGGTGCTCGGCGAGCCCATGGGCGAGAAGACCGAGTGCGAGGAGTGGTACGAGCGCGCCGCCGAGCAGGGGCACCGCCGCGCCCAGGTACGGGTGGGGATGCTCGCCGCCGCCCGCGGCGACATGACCGGGGCGGCCCGCTGGTACCGCGAGGCGGCGGAGGCGGGCAGTCGTAACGGTGCGTTCAATCTCGGGTTGTTGCTGGCTCGGGAGGGGAGTGAACGGGAGGCGGCGCTCTGGTGGAGTCGTGCGGCCCGGGCCGGTCATGGTCGGGCGGCGCTGCGGTTGGCGCTGCTCGCTGCGCGGCGGGGTGAGCTGACCGAGGCGCAGCGTTGGTGTGCTCGCGCTGTGGAGCTGGGGCCCGCCGAGGTCGCCGAGCGCGCGGCCCGGCTCCGTGAGGCGCTGCACCAGGAGCTGACGGCCTGA